One Desulfobacterales bacterium genomic window carries:
- the der gene encoding ribosome biogenesis GTPase Der, whose protein sequence is MKPIVAIVGRPNVGKSTFFNRVTRTQDALVDDFPGVTRDRHYGDAVWDDIAFTLVDTGGFTEGDEFADEIRFQVHQALADADIIVLLLDGKEGISPFDRDIVKLLRVTSKPVFYAINKIDGAECETHVSEFYSLGIESLYPISAEHRYGMVDFLDALVERVAAVAQHSELQALEGSIGVAVVGRPNVGKSSLINRILGQERLLVSDRPGTTRDAIDTVCQVAGKSYLLIDTAGIRRKGKVTRKIEKFSIIKALRSLDRCDVALIILDSNEGITDQDINIAGYAYERGCGCIFLLNKWDLVEKDTHTAKKYLAELRMRAKFLGFAPAMTISALTGQRVTKIFKLVDDVYDQYVRRIATGQLNRILETATAQNPPPLHRGKPLKFYFATQVSTRPPTVVCFVNHPKAVHFSYKRFLINQIREHAALDQTPIRLLLRPRQQRTKKRRKRKKSANK, encoded by the coding sequence ATGAAACCCATTGTTGCCATCGTCGGCCGTCCCAATGTCGGCAAATCCACTTTTTTCAATCGGGTCACACGCACCCAGGATGCCCTGGTGGATGATTTCCCGGGTGTCACCCGTGACCGGCATTACGGTGATGCCGTCTGGGACGATATTGCTTTTACCCTGGTGGATACCGGCGGATTCACCGAAGGCGATGAATTTGCCGATGAAATTCGATTTCAAGTCCATCAAGCCCTTGCAGATGCCGATATCATCGTTTTGCTGCTGGACGGCAAAGAGGGGATCTCGCCCTTTGACCGCGATATTGTCAAACTGCTGCGCGTCACATCCAAACCGGTTTTCTATGCCATTAACAAAATCGATGGCGCCGAATGCGAAACGCATGTATCTGAATTTTACAGCCTGGGAATTGAATCTCTGTATCCCATATCGGCAGAGCACCGCTACGGGATGGTGGATTTTTTGGATGCCCTGGTGGAAAGGGTTGCCGCGGTAGCTCAGCACAGTGAGTTGCAGGCGCTTGAAGGGAGCATCGGTGTGGCGGTGGTCGGCCGTCCCAATGTCGGCAAATCCTCTCTGATTAATCGGATTTTGGGACAGGAACGACTGCTGGTCAGCGACCGGCCGGGCACGACCCGGGATGCCATTGATACAGTCTGCCAGGTGGCGGGTAAATCGTATTTGCTGATCGATACGGCCGGTATACGTCGCAAGGGCAAAGTCACCCGTAAAATTGAAAAGTTTTCGATTATCAAAGCGTTGCGAAGTTTGGACCGTTGCGATGTGGCCCTGATTATTTTGGATAGCAACGAGGGGATCACTGATCAGGATATCAATATTGCCGGATATGCCTATGAGCGCGGATGCGGCTGTATTTTTTTGCTGAATAAATGGGATCTTGTCGAAAAGGACACCCATACGGCCAAAAAATATCTGGCGGAGCTAAGAATGCGGGCCAAATTTCTGGGTTTTGCGCCAGCCATGACCATATCAGCGTTGACCGGTCAGCGGGTGACCAAAATCTTTAAGCTGGTGGATGATGTCTATGACCAATATGTGCGGCGAATCGCAACCGGGCAGCTGAACCGCATTCTGGAAACTGCCACGGCGCAAAATCCGCCGCCGTTGCATCGCGGCAAACCGCTTAAATTTTATTTTGCCACCCAGGTCAGCACCAGACCGCCCACAGTGGTTTGCTTTGTCAATCATCCAAAAGCCGTCCATTTTTCCTATAAACGCTTTTTAATCAATCAGATCCGGGAGCACGCCGCGCTGGACCAAACGCCCATTCGACTGTTGCTGAGACCGCGCCAACAACGCACAAAAAAAAGGCGAAAGAGGAAAAAATCCGCTAACAAATAA